In Penicillium psychrofluorescens genome assembly, chromosome: 5, a single window of DNA contains:
- a CDS encoding uncharacterized protein (ID:PFLUO_007339-T1.cds;~source:funannotate) has protein sequence MSQPTHEESALPTSPLSGGLVALPISKDLQPLPSMDSVNGAVIPPASIPIRGGCDRRTALELEDGTVYQGYNFGAEKGIAGELVFQTGMVGYPESITDPSYRGQILVVTFPLVGNYGVPARDQMDELLKTLPKHFESSQIHVAGLVVATYAGEDYSHFLAQSSLGQWLKEQGVPAMHGVDTRALTKRIRTKGSMLGRMLLQKPGAIPDALDHATWKSHFEEIEWVDPNTKNLFRSVSPVSSPPPENVALKHPSGRPVRVLCLDVGLKYNQLRCLLARGVEVMVVPWDYDFPTLAGKDYDGLFVSNGPGDPATLSITTSNLSKVMAENRVPVFGICLGHQLIARSVGAQTTKMKFGNRGHNIPCTSMISGKCHITSQNHGFAVDASSLPGDWEELFVNANDGSNEGIRHVSRPYFSVQFHPESTPGPRDTEYLFDVFINTIQNTLISSEALNKPVAFPGGAKADNIKAAPRVSVKKVLVLGSGGLSIGQAGEFDYSGSQAIKALKEEGIYTILINPNIATIQTSKGLADKVYFLPVNADFVRKVIKHERPDAIYCTFGGQTALQVGIQLKDEFEGLGVKVLGTPIDTIITTEDRELFARSMDSINEKCAKSASASTLEESLQAVENIGFPVIVRAAYALGGLGSGFAENMDQLKELCTKALAVSPQVLIERSMKGWKEIEYEVVRDAQDNCITVCNMENFDPLGIHTGDSIVVAPSQTLSDEDYNMLRTTAVNVIRHLGVVGECNIQYALNPFSKEYCIIEVNARLSRSSALASKATGYPLAFIAAKLGLGIPLNEIKNSVTKSTCACFEPSLDYCVVKIPRWDLKKFTRVSTQLGSSMKSVGEVMSIGRTFEEAIQKAIRSVDFHNLGFNETNALMSIKGELQTPSDQRLFAIANAMAAGYSVDDIWKLTNIDKWFLSRLKGLSDFGKSMTCYNATSVPLPMVRQAKQLGFSDRQLAKFLSSNELAVRRMRVEGGIIPIVKQIDTVAAEFPAVTNYLYLTYNASEHDLTFNDHGIMVLGSGVYRIGSSVEFDWCSVRTIRTLREQGHKTIMVNYNPETVSTDYDEADRLYFENINLETVLDIYQLESSSGVVMSMGGQTPNNIALPLHRLNVNILGTSPEMIDGAENRYKFSRMLDRIGVDQPAWKELTSIDEAREFCDKVSYPVLVRPSYVLSGAAMNTVYSEHDLESYLNQAVDVSREHPVVITKYIENAKEIEMDAVARNGVMVGHFISEHVENAGVHSGDATLILPPQDLSPETVRRIVEATRQIGNALNVTGPYNIQFIAKDNDIKVIECNVRASRSFPFVSKVMGVDLIEMATKAMIGIPFQEYPPVNIPKDYVGVKVPQFSFSRLSGADPVLGVEMASTGEVASFGRDKYEAYLKALLSTGFRLPKKNILFSIGSYKEKLEMLPSIQKLSEIGYNLFATSGTADFLKENGVSVKYLEILPGEEEDIKSEYSLTQHLSNNLIDLYINLPSSNRFRRPANYMSKGYRTRRMAVDYQTPLVTNVKNAKILIEAIARHYPLNIQTSDFQTSHRTVVLPGLINIAAFVPGLAISGSKDFETVTKASIAAGFTMVRVMPVGVDSSVTEARDLKIAQQNAENSYCDFNFSVAATATNSDQITLMTGEVGSLFIPFNHLSGNINKVATVTNHFSAWPSSKPLITDAKGTDLASILLLASLHSRNIHVMSVTSKEDISLIALSKEKGLKVSCDVSIFCLFLSRNDFPASSFLPSAEDQKALWDHLSTIDVFSIGSIPFQLAGKEASRVAGVAESLPLLFTAVSEGRLTVEDIVARLYDNPKRIFELHDQADTSLEIEVDRPYVFQTPQSWSPFNGKTMRGSVQRVIFQGKTSCLDGEISLNSAKGTDMSSHRIIPSSPVQKPSTPVPHARPESALDRQLSVSGTPGRAARKALDSAVPPIGELGPPLYPATSQVSSSLWEMLSRSPFRQKHVLSVNQFTRADLHLLFTVAQEMRLGVQRHGVLDILKGRVLCTLFYEPSTRTSASFDAAMQRLGGRTIPISTEHSSTQKGETLQDTIRTLGCYSDAVVLRHPSANSTEIAAKFSQVPIINGGNGSVEHPTQAFLDLFTIREELGTVTGLTITFTGDLRYGRTVHSLIKLLQFYDVRVQLVAPKDLALPDEVRQQIVASGQLALESEELTPEIMARSDVLYSTRVQKERFADLAQYERLKNSFVIDNALLKHAKSHMVVMHPLPRNAEVAEEVDFDQRAAYFRQMRYGLYCRMALLALVMTP, from the exons ATGTCGCAGCCCACCCACGAGGAGTCGGCGCTGCCTACGAGCCCTCTGTCTGGTGGCCTGGTGGCCTTGCCCATCAGCAAGGATCTGCAGCCACTGCCCTCTATGGACTCCGTCAATGGTGCGGTGATCCCGCCGGCCTCGATCCCCATTCGCGGTGGCTGTGATCGCCGGACGGCGCtcgagctcgaggacggCACCGTGTACCAAGGCTACAACTTTGGTGCCGAGAAGGGCATTGCCGGCGAATTGGTCTTCCAAACCGGTATGGTCGGCTACCCGGAGTCCATCACCGACCCCTCCTACCGCGGCCAGATCCTAGTCGTCACCTTCCCGCTGGTGGGCAACTATGGTGTGCCCGCACGAGACCAGATGGACGAGCTTCTCAAGACCCTGCCGAAGCATTTCGAGTCCAGCCAGATCCATGTCGCCGGTTTAGTGGTGGCCACCTACGCTGGTGAGGACTACTCGCACTTCCTCGCACAATCTTCGCTGGGCCAGTGGCTGAAGGAGCAGGGTGTGCCGGCCATGCACGGCGTCGACACTCGTGCTCTGACCAAGCGCATCCGTACGAAGGGTAGCATGCTGGGTCGAATGCTCCTCCAGAAGCCTGGCGCCATTCCCGATGCTCTGGACCACGCTACCTGGAAATCGCACTTTGAGGAAATTGAGTGGGTGGATCCAAACACAAAGAACCTG TTTCGATCCGTGAGCCCCGtctcttctccccctcccgaGAACGTTGCCCTCAAACACCCCTCGGGTCGTCCCGTTCGCGTCCTGTGCTTGGATGTCGGTTTGAAATACAACCAATTGCGCTGCCTTCTCGCCCGTGGGGTCGAGGTCATGGTTGTGCCATGGGACTACGACTTCCCAACGCTCGCTGGAAAGGACTATGACGGTCTGTTCGTGTCCAACGGTCCCGGCGACCCTGCAACATTGtcgatcaccaccagcaaccTATCCAAGGTCATGGCAGAAAATCGGGTGCCCGTTTTTGGTATCTGTCTAGGTCACCAGTTGATTGCTCGCTCGGTCGGTGCCCAAACCACCAAGATGAAGTTTGGTAACCGCGGTCACAACATCCCCTGCACGAGCATGATCTCCGGCAAGTGCCACATCACCTCTCAGAACCACGGTTTCGCTGTCGATGCTTCCAGCCTGCCCGGTGACTGGGAGGAGCTTTTCGTCAACGCCAACGATGGCAGTAACGAGGGTATCCGGCACGTCAGCCGTCCTTACTTCAGTGTTCAGTTCCATCCCGAGAGTACTCCCGGTCCTCGGGATACCGAGTATCTTTTCGATgtcttcatcaacaccatccaaAACACCCTGATATCTTCCGAGGCCCTCAACAAGCCCGTTGCTTTCCCCGGTGGCGCAAAGGCCGACAACATCAAGGCCGCTCCTAGAGTGTCCGTGAAGAAGGTCCTCGTCTTGGGCAGCGGTGGTCTGAGCATTGGACAAGCCGGAGAGTTTGATTACTCTGGTAGTCAAGCCATCAAGGCACTGAAGGAGGAAGGCATCTACACGATCTTGATCAACCCGAACATTGCCACCATTCAGACCTCCAAGGGTCTGGCCGACAAGGTCTATTTCCTTCCTGTCAACGCCGACTTTGTCCGCAAGGTGATCAAGCACGAGCGCCCGGATGCCATCTACTGTACCTTCGGTGGCCAGACTGCCCTGCAGGTTGGTATCCAGCTCAAGGATGAATTTGAAGGTCTTGGCGTCAAGGTCCTGGGTACCCCGATCGACAcaatcatcaccaccgaggaTCGTGAGTTGTTCGCTCGCAGCATGGATTCCATCAATGAGAAGTGTGCCAAgtctgcttctgcttcgaCTCTGGAGGAATCGCTCCAAGCGGTTGAGAACATTGGCTTCCCCGTCATTGTACGTGCGGCCTATGCGTTGGGTGGTCTCGGCAGTGGTTTCGCCGAGAACATGGACCAACTGAAGGAACTCTGCACCAAGGCTCTGGCCGTCAGCCCACAAGTGCTCATTGAGCGGAGTATGAAGGGTTGGAAGGAGATTGAGTACGAGGTCGTGCGTGATGCTCAGGACAACTGCATTACGGTTTGCAACATGGAAAACTTCGATCCCCTCGGTATTCATACCGGTGACTCCATTGTTGTGGCTCCTTCTCAGACCCTCTCCGACGAGGACTATAATATGTTGCGGACGACCGCCGTCAATGTCATCCGTCATCTGGGCGTGGTCGGTGAATGCAACATCCAGTACGCCCTCAACCCGTTCTCGAAGGAGTACTGCATCATTGAGGTTAATGCTCGTCTGTCTCGTTCTTCGGCTCTTGCCTCCAAGGCTACCGGATATCCGCTCGCtttcatcgccgccaagtTGGGTCTGGGTATTCCCCTCAACGAGATCAAGAACTCTGTCACCAAGAGCACCTGCGCCTGCTTCGAACCATCGCTCGACTACTGCGTGGTGAAGATCCCCCGCTGGGACCTAAAGAAGTTTACCCGCGTCTCGACCCAGCTGGGCTCGTCCATGAAGAGTGTTGGTGAAGTCATGAGCATTGGTCGAACTttcgaagaagccatccaAAAGGCCATTCGATCGGTGGATTTCCACAACCTTGGTTTCAACGAGACGAACGCCCTCATGTCCATCAAGGGCGAGCTGCAGACTCCCTCCGATCAGCGCCTGTTTGCCATCGCCAATGCCATGGCCGCCGGGTACAGTGTTGATGATATCTGGAAGTTGACCAACATTGACAAGTGGTTCCTTTCGCGTCTCAAGGGCCTCAGCGACTTCGGCAAGTCTATGACTTGCTACAATGCCACTTCTGTCCCTCTGCCCATGGTTCGCCAGGCCAAACAGCTGGGTTTCTCTGACCGTCAGCTCGCCAAGTTCCTGAGTTCCAACGAACTTGCGGTGCGCCGCATGCGTGTGGAAGGCGGCATCATCCCCATTGTCAAGCAGATTGATACCGTTGCGGCCGAGTTCCCGGCAGTGACCAACTACCTGTACCTCACTTACAATGCCTCCGAGCACGATCTGACCTTCAACGACCACGGTATCATGGTGTTGGGATCTGGTGTCTATCGCATTGGTTCTTCGGTCGAATTTGATTGGTGTTCTGTGCGCACCATCCGCACCCTTCGCGAGCAGGGCCACAAGACGATCATGGTTAACTACAACCCGGAAACTGTTAGTACCGACTACGACGAGGCTGATCGTCTCTACTTCGAGAACATCAACCTGGAAACTGTCCTCGACATCTACCAGCTCGAGTCTTCCAGCGGCGTGGTCATGTCTATGGGTGGTCAGACCCCGAATAACATTGCCCTGCCTCTGCATAGGCTCAATGTCAACATCTTGGGTACTTCTCCCGAGATGATTGATGGCGCTGAGAATCGATACAAGTTCTCTCGCATGTTGGATCGCATCGGTGTGGACCAGCCTGCTTGGAAGGAGCTGACCAGCATTGATGAGGCCCGCGAGTTCTGTGACAAGGTCAGCTACCCAGTGCTGGTGCGGCCCTCATATGTGCTTTCTGGTGCTGCCATGAACACTGTCTACTCAGAGCATGACTTGGAGAGTTACCTCAACCAGGCTGTGGATGTCTCACGAGAGCACCCGGTCGTCATCACCAAGTACATTGAGAAcgccaaggagattgagatgGATGCTGTTGCCCGCAATGGTGTCATGGTTGGCCACTTCATTTCAGAGCACGTTGAGAACGCCGGTGTGCACTCAGGTGATGCCACTCTCATCCTGCCCCCGCAGGACTTGAGCCCGGAGACTGTGCGTCGCATTGTGGAAGCAACCCGCCAGATCGGTAATGCGCTCAATGTCACCGGTCCTTACAACATCCAGTTTATCGCCAAGGATAACGACATCAAGGTCATTGAGTGCAATGTCCGCGCCTCCCGGTCTTTCCCCTTCGTGTCCAAGGTCATGGGCGTTGATCTGATCGAGAtggccaccaaggccatgATCGGCATCCCCTTCCAGGAATACCCGCCTGTGAACATCCCCAAGGACTACGTGGGTGTCAAGGTCCCGCaattctccttctcgcgtCTCTCAGGTGCCGACCCCGTGCTGGGTGTTGAGATGGCCTCGACCGGTGAAGTCGCTTCGTTCGGCCGGGACAAGTATGAAGCGTACCTCAAGGCGCTCTTGTCTACTGGTTTCCGTCTGCCTAAGAAGAACATTCTGTTTTCCATTGGTTCCTacaaggagaagctcgagatGTTGCCGTCAATTCAGAAGCTTTCTGAGATTGGCTACAACCTGTTTGCCACTTCCGGAACCGCGGACTTCCTGAAGGAGAACGGCGTGTCTGTCAAGTACCTGGAGATCTTGcctggcgaggaagaagacatcaaGTCGGAGTACTCGCTCACTCAGCATCTGTCCAACAACCTGATTGACCTGTATATCAACCTGCCGTCCAGCAACCGCTTCCGACGCCCGGCAAACTACATGTCCAAGGGTTACCGTACCCGTCGCATGGCGGTGGACTACCAGACTCCTCTGGTCACCAACGTGAAGAACGCGAAGATCCtcatcgaggccattgccCGCCACTACCCTCTCAACATCCAGACTTCCGACTTCCAGACCAGCCACCGTACAGTGGTACTGCCAGGTTTGATCAACATCGCTGCTTTCGTGCCTGGCCTTGCCATCTCTGGCtccaaggactttgagacCGTTACCAAGGCTTCCATTGCTGCTGGCTTCACCATGGTTCGTGTGATGCCGGTGGGCGTGGACAGCTCGGTCACCGAAGCTCGTGATCTCAAGATTGCCCAGCAGAACGCGGAGAACTCGTACTGCGACTTTAACTTCTCCGTTGCTGCCACGGCTACCAATTCGGACCAGATCACCCTGATGACTGGAGAGGTTGGCTCTTTGTTCATTCCGTTCAACCACCTGTCGGGCAACATCAACAAGGTCGCGACCGTCACCAACCACTTCAGTGCCTGGCCCTCGAGCAAGCCTTTGATTACCGACGCCAAGGGCACCGACCTTGCCTCGATTCTGTTGTTGGCTAGTCTCCACAGCCGCAACATTCACGTCATGAGCGTGACCTCCAAGGAGGACATTAGTCTCATTGCTCTaagcaaggagaagggcctCAAGGTGTCATGCGATGTCTCCATCTTCTGTCTCTTCCTTTCCCGGAACGACTTCCCGGCCTCTAGCTTCCTGCCGTCGGCTGAGGACCAGAAGGCGCTGTGGGACCATTTGAGCACCATCGATGTCTTCTCGATTGGCAGCATTCCGTTCCAGCTGGCTGGTAAGGAGGCATCGCGTGTGGCGGGTGTTGCCGAGTCTCTCCCTCTGCTGTTCACTGCTGTCTCGGAGGGCCGCTTGACCGTGGAAGACATCGTTGCGCGTCTCTACGATAATCCGAAGCGGATCTTCGAGCTGCACGACCAGGCCGATACTTCGCTGGAGATTGAGGTTGACCGCCCGTACGTGTTCCAGACCCCTCAGTCTTGGTCTCCATTCAACGGCAAGACGATGCGTGGCTCCGTCCAGCGGGTCATCTTCCAGGGTAAAACTTCTTGTCTCGATGGCGAGATCTCCCTAAATTCCGCCAAGGGTACGGACATGTCCTCTCACCGTATCATTCCGTCGTCTCCGGTGCAGAAGCCCTCAACCCCTGTTCCGCACGCCCGCCCTGAGAGCGCCCTTGACCGACAGCTGTCCGTCTCTGGTACTCCTGGTCGTGCTGCTCGCAAGGCCTTGGACAGCGCCGTGCCTCCTATTGGCGAACTGGGTCCGCCACTGTATCCCGCGACCTCCCAGGTCTCGTCCTCACTGTGGGAGATGCTCTCACGGTCTCCCTTCCGACAGAAGCATGTGCTGTCTGTGAACCAGTTTACTCGCGCAGACCTACACCTGCTGTTCACTGTCGCTCAGGAGATGCGTCTTGGTGTGCAGCGCCATGGTGTACTTGACATTCTGAAGGGCCGTGTGCTGTGCACGCTCTTTTACGAACCCTCGACTCGCACCTCGGCGTCGTTCGATGCGGCCATGCAGCGCCTGGGTGGCCGTACCATCCCGATCTCGACGGAGCACTCTTCCACCCAGAAGGGCGAGACCCTGCAGGACACCATCCGCACACTCGGCTGCTACAGTGATGCCGTTGTTCTGCGCCACCCCAGCGCGAACAGCACTGAGATTGCGGCCAAGTTCTCCCAAGTCCCGATCATCAACGGCGGCAACGGATCCGTCGAGCACCCGACTCAGGCCTTCCTGGACCTGTTCACCATTCGTGAGGAGCTCGGCACTGTTACCGGTCTCACAATCACCTTCACTGGTGACCTTCGGTACGGCCGCACCGTGCACTCGCTGATCAAGCTGCTCCAGTTCTACGACGTGCGTGTACAGCTCGTTGCCCCCAAGGACTTGGCTCTGCCGGATGAGGTGCGCCAGCAGATCGTTGCCTCCGGCCAACTGGCCCTCGAGTCTGAGGAGCTGACTCCGGAAATCATGGCTCGCTCTGATGTTCTGTACTCGACTCGTGTGCAGAAGGAGCGCTTCGCCGACCTGGCTCAGTACGAGCGTCTCAAGAACAGCTTCGTCATCGACAACGCGCTGCTCAAGCACGCCAAGAGCCATATGGTGGTTATGCACCCGCTTCCACGCAATGCTGAGGTTGCCGAGGAGGTGGACTTTGATCAACGGGCGGCCTACTTCCGCCAG ATGCGATATGGACTCTACTGCCGCATGGCTCTGTTGGCCCTAGTCATGACGCCTTAA
- a CDS encoding uncharacterized protein (ID:PFLUO_007338-T1.cds;~source:funannotate), whose translation MGDFDAQLFRMQTTPPQPDDDECSESVPLQIGPQIAGVRQRAQLWTPYCLSLSYFVAFIVLLSVLAISLGALFAVSEDNEGIVTSQDDLHYLWTYGPTAVFTIVAALWAPVDFRTRQLTPWKNMMGEPTPSRASLFLDYLSPWTGLLLWSSLRNRHFAVSLGLTGKLLSQLLIVLSTGLLVLQSVSVQDSHAALIALDSFSGEDFSSAVPDIRQYQAVSDVQNHGSKYPLGTSTRFAYQTFNSSRPVNGSITSVVDVFHMDVSCNVLLNNVTIPGPANPRAVQKNETFTINGSTNLTLSNLSKHIKISTPDVCVDFRPSKYTGDDFDVVRPPPLCDTQKSGAGSMLLEGRLDLGSSAGEYQYYNNTQFTTVYCSTGYGISPIEMTINEHTKTLDAVLSGLQLAGKENKTLPGVTADDILGKVLDVLWQTPLTTDDKDNDDAVLYNFVGLFAAMSNANPEISGPEWLNGTLVAAQAENMITAVAAQVAKSFLMVSAHEPLKGMTDRVEERILVRKLSFGTMEATLGAFIVITIALSITVPRSVCSRDPGSIAGLATIMAANDTVTQSFKGTGSLDVHDLAQAGASKTYKTQVILDSRPCPQFALRDTDGQPLQIKDNAQRIQWWRPFPTTAYAHALVFGYSVSLIIALEILYQYSQRHSGITSVASNFYSYYAWVYVPSFTVFGITTLYSMVDDATRLFQPYSVLRRRAAPAHPLLFTQYLGKPALKILWDSLRYQDVATVSTTVAVLLGGLLPIAVSGLFTPVISVENAPVHGSQVQSFSSVINFIAGSSTPSLILWNNVSYPAWTYEDLAFPKLRFPPEIMNSIHENDKVTVQTPAARAKINCTSLNQDQIKITDNDGKGVHIDVTVPLRFSYSPSSPNYHNNSNWNYLNYPYGYFGEVQKLGIGIWNIKPNGPIYAPIYGYADKTGSKSTVSLSWCYPYFETVETITTFNLPDFTIDATNPPTVQPNSANAVTPIDPFEDRFINLLSNITLTHVSTKEDFDEVFTAMVWGIDGTPVAELLNNDVLQSSLQRVYGLAQAQRIREGQMQKWNKTTAPEPVRDGTLHRANQARLVQNEISTRILEALLAGMLVCAGVAFVTVTTRRVLPKNPCSIGAQISLLAGSDIATRKVLAAGSEWWDDDQLKSALDGWLFSMGWWNRGERFGIGIGKAEQDQKGSDTDGSGSDDEIESPGK comes from the coding sequence ATGGGAGATTTCGATGCTCAACTCTTCCGGATGCAGACGACTCCTCCTCAGCCAGACGATGACGAATGCAGCGAGTCAGTCCCCCTACAAATTGGGCCCCAGATAGCGGGGGTACGCCAGCGGGCACAGTTGTGGACGCCCTACTGTCTGAGTCTCTCATACTTTGTCGCCTTCATTGTTCTGCTGTCCGTTCTAGCTATTTCTCTTGGCGCACTTTTCGCGGTATCGGAAGATAATGAAGGAATCGTAACGAGTCAAGACGATCTACACTACCTCTGGACCTATGGACCAACTGCCGTCTTCACCATTGTGGCGGCACTATGGGCCCCGGTGGACTTCCGGACGCGCCAGCTTACGCCGTGGAAGAATATGATGGGCGAGCCTACGCCCAGCCGAGCCAGCTTATTCTTGGATTACCTTTCCCCGTGGACGGGCTTGCTCCTTTGGTCTTCTCTGAGAAATAGGCACTTCGCTGTCAGCCTTGGTCTGACTGGGAAACTTCTTTCTCAGCTGCTGATTGTTCTGTCAACGGGTCTCTTGGTTCTCCAGTCGGTATCTGTGCAAGATAGTCATGCTGCCCTCATAGCACTGGATTCCTTTAGCGGAGAGGATTTTAGCAGTGCCGTGCCCGATATTCGTCAGTACCAAGCCGTGAGTGACGTGCAGAATCATGGTAGCAAGTATCCACTGGGTACCTCTACCCGCTTTGCATATCAAACATTCAATTCCTCTCGGCCTGTGAACGGATCGATCACCAGCGTAGTAGACGTGTTCCACATGGACGTGTCTTGCAACGTCTTGCTGAACAATGTCACGATACCTGGTCCAGCCAACCCGAGGGCGGTACAGAAAAACGAAACCTTCACCATAAATGGGTCCACAAATCTCACGCTGTCTAACTTGAGCAAACATATCAAAATCTCAACACCGGATGTTTGTGTTGATTTCCGACCAAGCAAATACACCGGGGATGACTTTGATGTCGTGCGCCCTCCGCCGCTATGCGATACGCAGAAATCAGGTGCTGGAAGCATGCTACTGGAGGGCCGACTTGATCTTGGCTCCTCGGCCGGAGAGTACCAGTATTACAACAATACCCAGTTTACAACTGTCTATTGCTCAACCGGCTATGGAATCTCACCCATTGAAATGACTATCAATGAACATACAAAGACCCTCGATGCTGTCCTCAGTGGTCTTCAACTTGCAGGAAAGGAGAATAAGACATTACCCGGTGTAACCGCGGATGACATTTTAGGAAAGGTTCTGGATGTGCTATGGCAGACGCCGCTGACGACAGACGATAAAGACAATGACGATGCTGTGCTTTATAATTTTGTTGGCTTGTTCGCCGCCATGAGCAACGCAAATCCTGAAATATCTGGACCGGAATGGTTGAATGGAACATTGGTAGCGGCTCAAGCAGAAAATATGATCACCGCAGTGGCTGCGCAGGTGGCTAAAAGTTTTCTTATGGTGTCTGCACACGAGCCACTGAAGGGGATGACCGACCGAGTGGAAGAGCGGATTCTTGTTCGCAAGCTGTCTTTTGGGACTATGGAAGCTACTCTTGGTGCTTTTATTGTTATCACAATCGCACTATCAATTACTGTGCCGCGCTCTGTCTGTTCCAGGGACCCCGGCTCTATCGCAGGCCTAGCAACTATTATGGCAGCGAATGACACAGTAACCCAGTCCTTCAAAGGAACTGGTTCTTTAGACGTTCATGATTTGGCCCAGGCAGGAGCTTCCAAAACCTACAAAACACAAGTCATACTTGATTCAAGGCCATGCCCACAATTTGCTCTACGAGATACGGATGGCCAGCCATTGCAAATCAAAGACAATGCTCAAAGAATACAATGGTGGAGGCCCTTTCCCACTACGGCATATGCGCACGCGCTTGTTTTTGGCTACTCCGTGTCACTTATCATCGCTCTTGAGATCCTCTACCAATATTCCCAGAGACACTCTGGAATCACTTCCGTCGCATCGAATTTTTATTCCTACTATGCATGGGTCTATGTACCATCTTTCACCGTTTTTGGTATTACCACGCTGTATAGCATGGTCGACGATGCCACTCGGCTCTTCCAACCATACAGCGTTCTTAGAAGAAGAGCAGCACCGGCTCATCCCCTTCTTTTCACTCAGTACTTGGGAAAGCCTGCTCTGAAGATCCTATGGGACTCGCTCCGATACCAAGATGTGGCAACAGTATCAACCACTGTTGCAGTTCTACTGGGTGGGCTTTTACCAATCGCTGTCAGTGGTTTGTTCACCCCGGTAATAAGCGTTGAAAACGCACCAGTTCATGGATCTCAAGTCCAGAGCTTCAGCTCCGTGATCAATTTCATAGCTGGCTCGTCGACGCCCTCGTTGATTCTCTGGAACAATGTGTCGTACCCTGCTTGGACGTACGAGGATCTCGCATTTCCAAAGCTGCGCTTCCCACCAGAAATTATGAACAGTATTCATGAGAACGATAAAGTCACTGTGCAAACCCCAGCAGCGCGAGCGAAAATAAATTGCACGTCCCTCAATCAGGATCAGATCAAAATCACCGATAATGATGGAAAGGGTGTTCACATCGACGTAACAGTTCCCCTGAGATTTAGCTattcgccttcttcgcctaACTATCACAACAACTCGAACTGGAACTACCTCAATTATCCGTACGGGTATTTCGGCGAGGTCCAGAAGCTCGGTATTGGTATATGGAATATCAAACCCAACGGTCCTATCTACGCACCTATATACGGCTACGCAGACAAGACAGGTTCAAAATCAACTGTCAGCCTCTCATGGTGCTACCCGTATTTCGAAACAGTGGAAACAATCACCACATTCAATCTTCCAGATTTTACGATCGACGCAACGAACCCACCCACTGTCCAGCCAAACTCAGCGAATGCCGTCACACCCATCGACCCGTTCGAAGACCGTTTCATTAACCTGCTCAGCAACATAACACTCACCCACGTCTCAACCAAAGAAGACTTCGACGAGGTATTCACAGCAATGGTCTGGGGCATCGATGGCACCCCGGTTGCAGAACTTCTTAACAACGACGTGTTGCAATCCTCTTTGCAACGTGTGTACGGGCTTGCTCAAGCACAGCGTATAAGAGAGGGGCAGATGCAAAAATGGAATAAAACCACAGCACCAGAACCCGTTCGAGACGGAACACTACATCGAGCGAACCAGGCCCGGCTCGTCCAAAATGAGATCTCCACGCGGATCCTCGAAGCGCTTCTTGCAGGGATGCTGGTGTGTGCAGGCGTGGCTTTTGTCACTGTTACCACGCGCCGAGTTCTGCCGAAGAACCCGTGCAGTATTGGTGCGCAGATTAGTTTGCTAGCAGGCTCAGACATTGCTACTCGGAAAGTCTTGGCGGCTGGATCCGAATGGtgggatgatgatcagcTCAAGTCTGCGCTGGACGGGTGGTTGTTTAGTATGGGGTGGTGGAATAGGGGTGAACGGTTTGGGATTGGGATTGGGAAAGCTGAGCAGGATCAGAAGGGGTCTGATACTGACGGATCGGggagtgatgatgagatcgAAAGTCCTGGGAAGTGA